From Diprion similis isolate iyDipSimi1 chromosome 5, iyDipSimi1.1, whole genome shotgun sequence, the proteins below share one genomic window:
- the LOC124406257 gene encoding uncharacterized protein LOC124406257: protein MYSVVTIFGFITLAAARPLGEQVSSNFSHLDVSYHSPDARMHGDGKVVHIDVSESIDPHKTTMKFNRTFAGAHFATAHKLLHRPTTTTISTTSRYCDNSTEDQTSPPTTFTPIQTTTIEPERNVSKPENATVVIQQLMEQNRRLMDYISRLKMNQTSTPDQN, encoded by the exons ATGTACTCCGTAGTCACAATCTTCGGCTTCATCACCCTAGCGGCTGCTCGACCGCTCGGTGAACAAGTATCGTCGAACTTCAGTCACCTCGACGTCTCCTATCACTCCCCGGACGCCAGGATGCATGGTGATGGAAAAGTTGTACACATTGACGTTAGTGAAAGCATCGATCCTCACAAAACCACGATGAAATTCAATCGTACTTTTGCCGGAG CACATTTTGCTACTGCCCACAAACTTCTACACCgcccaacaacaacaacaatttcgACCACCTCACGAT ATTGTGACAATTCAACAGAGGACCAGACATCACCCCCAACGACGTTCACTCCCATCCAAACAACCACCATCGAACCAGAGCGCAATGTATCAAAACCTGAAAACGCCACTGTCGTCATACAACAACTTATGGAGCAGAACCGTAGATTAATGGATTATATCTCCAGACTTAAAATGAATCAAACATCCACACCCgatcaaaattaa
- the LOC124406258 gene encoding uncharacterized protein LOC124406258 translates to MLTYNNAYNQASSTDSVSTESPRDTKGIDASPVYDNSINQAIVYAHHPYANSSYNNNDEICISIQQQDLCVLPSESFIYIQGKAFKINVGITSTLKNYISLDQSKKNAMEIFGWKDGGYKSNHHTGDFSLCIPLNTVLGCAEDYKKIVTNARHELIIIRSRTDKNCYKTGAAAEDMRLEITKLQWRIPHVMPSDVVKLSLLRILEKNQPIQMCFRSWSLHEYPNLPKSKMQVWPIKIATQLEKPRYVIFALQRNWKENVKNHASYFDHCDLRNVKLFLNSDSYPYENRNVSRKNEQFALLYDMYAKFQNSYYGTVNRPILDMQTYIKDAPIIVIDCSRQNESIKSAPVDIRIEFKSETDIEDGMAAYCLILHDRIVEYTPQTNVGFIGVRNKFVVKEVAFYENVAKTMSHDIFRDPYA, encoded by the exons ATGCTAACATACAACAACGCATATAATCAAGCATCCAGCACTGATTCGGTCAGTACTGAATCGCCGAGGGATACAAAAGG AATCGATGCATCGCCGGTCTACGACAACAGCATCAACCAGGCGATCGTGTACGCACATCATCCGTATGCAAATTCCTCCTACAACAATAACGACGAGATATGCATTTCGATACAACAGCAGGATTTGTGTGTGCTGCCGAGTGAGAGTTTCATCTACATTCAGGGAAAAGCTTTCAAAATT AATGTCGGAATAACAtctacgttgaaaaattatatttcgctGGATCAGAGTAAGAAAAATGCCATGGAAATATTTGGATGGAAGGATGGTGGATATAAAAGCAACCATCACACGGGTGATTTCAGCCTGTGTATTCCGTTGAATACCGTGCTGGGTTGCGCAGaagattataagaaaattgttaCTAACGCTCGACACGAGCTCATTATCATACGAAGCAGAACCGATAAAAATTGCTACAAAACTGGTGCGGCTGCGGAAGACATGCGTttggaaataacaaaattacaatGGAGAATACCGCATGTGATGCCATCGGATGTTGTAAAGCTGTCGCTATTGAGAATATTGGAGAAAAATCAACCGATACAGATGTGCTTCAGATCTTGGTCGTTGCACGAATATCCCAATTTACCGAAATCTAAAATGCAAGTTTGGCCCATCAAAATAGCAACGCAACTGGAAAAACCAAGATATGTGATATTTGCATTGCAAAGAAATTGGAAGGAAAACGTGAAGAATCATGCGAGTTATTTCGACCACTGCGATTTACGCAACGTTAAGCTATTTCTGAACAGCGATTCATATCCATATGAAAATCGAAACGTAAGCcgtaaaaatgaacaatttgcTCTACTGTACGATATGTATGCTAAGTTCCAGAATTCGTATTATGGAACTGTGAATAGACCCATTCTGGATATGCAAACTTACATTAAGGATGCACCAATAATAGTGATAGATTGTTCGCGACAAAATGAATCTATAAAAAGTGCTCCAGTTGACATACGAATAGAATTTAAGAGCGAAACGGATATAGAGGATGGTATGGCTGCATATTGTCTCATACTGCACGATCGAATCGTCGAGTACACACCTCAAACGAACGTT GGATTTATCGGCGTTAGGAATAAATTCGTAGTGAAAGAAGTCGCATTTTATGAGAACGTAGCAAAGACTATGAGTCATGACATATTTCGAGATCCATACGCCTGA